The Aureitalea marina genome includes a window with the following:
- the serS gene encoding serine--tRNA ligase: MLQVHQIREKKDEFLAALAKRGMDAKEELELILKTDEKRRSTQAELDETLAKLNKFSKEIGQLFKSGQAELANEMKEQTTALKEASKELQNTLGDASKELEELLYGIPNIPYELVPTGSNEEDNEEIFREGDIPQLEDNALPHWELAKKYDLIDFELGVKVTGAGFPVYKGKGARLQRALISYFLNKNTSAGYTEYQVPHLVNEASGYGTGQLPDKEGQMYHVTNEDLYLIPTAEVPVTNLFRGDLLNHTDLPILCTGYTPCFRREAGSYGAHVRGLNRLHQFDKVEIVRLEEAQNSYAALDGMVDHVKEILRELKLPYRILRLCGGDLGFAAAMTYDFEVFSTAQDRWLEISSVSNFETFQSNRLKLRYKDADGKKQLVHTLNGSSLALPRVLAGILENYQDADGIKIPEVLVPYCGFDRID; the protein is encoded by the coding sequence ATGTTACAGGTACACCAAATCCGCGAAAAAAAGGATGAATTCTTAGCTGCATTGGCCAAAAGAGGTATGGATGCTAAAGAAGAGCTAGAGCTAATTCTTAAGACCGATGAAAAAAGGCGATCTACCCAGGCAGAGCTGGATGAAACCCTTGCGAAATTGAACAAATTCTCCAAAGAGATCGGACAATTGTTCAAATCGGGTCAGGCGGAATTGGCCAACGAAATGAAAGAGCAAACCACTGCTCTGAAGGAAGCATCCAAAGAACTTCAAAACACCTTGGGTGATGCCTCTAAAGAGTTGGAGGAATTGCTTTATGGCATACCGAATATTCCCTACGAACTTGTTCCAACTGGAAGTAACGAAGAGGATAACGAAGAGATATTCCGGGAAGGAGACATCCCACAACTGGAAGATAATGCTCTACCTCATTGGGAACTTGCGAAAAAATACGATCTCATCGATTTCGAGCTTGGGGTGAAGGTGACCGGAGCCGGTTTTCCCGTCTACAAAGGAAAAGGAGCCCGTCTGCAACGTGCTTTGATCAGTTATTTCCTGAATAAGAACACTAGTGCGGGATATACAGAGTATCAAGTTCCTCATCTGGTTAATGAGGCCTCAGGATATGGTACGGGTCAACTTCCGGACAAGGAAGGGCAGATGTATCATGTGACCAATGAGGATCTATACCTTATCCCAACCGCGGAAGTACCCGTGACTAATTTGTTTCGAGGAGACTTACTCAACCATACCGATCTACCTATTCTATGTACTGGGTATACCCCATGTTTCCGGAGAGAAGCCGGGAGTTATGGTGCCCATGTCCGAGGCCTGAACAGATTGCATCAATTTGACAAGGTCGAAATAGTTCGGCTGGAAGAAGCCCAAAACAGCTATGCAGCACTGGATGGAATGGTAGATCATGTAAAGGAGATCCTCAGGGAACTTAAATTGCCTTATCGTATTCTTCGCCTCTGTGGAGGAGATCTGGGATTTGCTGCAGCTATGACCTACGATTTCGAAGTGTTTTCTACGGCCCAGGATCGCTGGTTGGAGATCTCTTCAGTTTCCAATTTTGAGACCTTCCAGTCCAATCGCCTGAAACTACGATACAAGGATGCAGATGGAAAAAAACAACTGGTTCACACCTTGAACGGGAGTTCCCTGGCATTACCTCGTGTTTTGGCCGGAATCTTAGAAAATTACCAGGATGCCGATGGTATAAAAATTCCCGAAGTCCTGGTACCCTATTGCGGCTTCGATCGGATCGACTAA
- a CDS encoding HTTM domain-containing protein: MDRLLFKQVDSVGLVLWRIAFGLLIATEGFGAIATGWVKRVMIEPQFTFNFIGFEFLQPLPGNGMYFYFALMGVFGLLVMVGYKYRFSMLMYALMWSGVYLMQKTSYNNHYYLMMLLCWLMVLLPANRYASLDSKLNPEIKSLSVPRWAYVIPIALIWIVYTYASIAKIYPDWLDGTTTRLFMQAKQNYKVIGPLLQKEWLHHAMAYVGIFFDLLIVPMLLWKRTRMLGFVLSLVFHLFNSVVFRIGIFPYMSIAFSFFFFSSETLIKRFMPKKPLYQGFEIKVPSYKPLLVWGFGIFMLVMVALPLRHWFFQDHVLWNEEGHRLAWRMMLRTRNGQLIYYVIDKESGQRTVFQHEELLTKKQRRSMRTKPDMIWQLAQRIHEIELQGGRDVEVKVISRVKVNDRKYYDFIDPEIDLAAVPWEHFSHSDWVLPSPEGFMDRPEKRESKKGSE; this comes from the coding sequence ATGGATAGGTTACTTTTTAAGCAGGTAGACAGTGTTGGGTTGGTCCTCTGGCGAATAGCATTTGGACTCTTGATCGCGACCGAAGGTTTTGGTGCAATCGCTACCGGATGGGTCAAGCGGGTTATGATCGAACCTCAATTCACCTTTAATTTTATTGGCTTTGAATTCCTACAGCCCTTACCTGGAAACGGGATGTATTTCTATTTCGCCTTGATGGGAGTTTTCGGATTGTTGGTCATGGTAGGATACAAATACCGGTTCAGCATGCTGATGTATGCTCTTATGTGGTCTGGTGTATACCTCATGCAGAAGACCTCCTACAACAACCACTATTACCTGATGATGTTGTTGTGTTGGTTAATGGTCCTTTTACCGGCAAACAGATATGCCTCCCTGGATAGTAAGCTAAATCCGGAGATCAAAAGTCTTTCGGTTCCCAGATGGGCCTACGTGATTCCAATTGCCTTGATCTGGATCGTGTATACCTATGCCAGTATCGCCAAGATATACCCTGACTGGCTGGACGGAACAACCACCAGGTTATTTATGCAGGCCAAGCAAAACTATAAGGTGATCGGACCTCTACTACAAAAGGAGTGGTTGCATCACGCCATGGCCTATGTGGGTATCTTCTTTGATCTTTTGATCGTACCCATGCTTCTATGGAAAAGAACCCGAATGTTGGGGTTTGTACTCTCTCTGGTGTTCCACTTGTTCAATTCTGTGGTATTTCGGATCGGAATCTTCCCCTATATGTCCATAGCATTTTCGTTCTTCTTCTTTAGTTCCGAAACACTGATCAAGAGATTTATGCCGAAAAAACCCTTATACCAAGGATTTGAGATCAAAGTCCCATCATACAAACCGCTACTGGTCTGGGGGTTTGGCATCTTTATGCTTGTCATGGTCGCTCTTCCATTAAGGCATTGGTTCTTTCAGGATCATGTGCTGTGGAATGAAGAAGGGCATCGGCTAGCCTGGAGAATGATGTTGCGTACTCGCAACGGCCAACTGATATATTATGTGATCGATAAAGAAAGTGGTCAACGAACGGTATTTCAGCACGAAGAACTCTTGACCAAAAAACAACGACGTTCCATGCGAACCAAGCCGGATATGATCTGGCAACTGGCTCAGCGCATACACGAAATCGAGCTTCAGGGTGGGCGTGATGTGGAAGTCAAAGTTATCTCCCGGGTGAAAGTGAATGACAGAAAGTACTATGATTTCATTGACCCTGAGATTGACCTGGCGGCTGTTCCCTGGGAACATTTTAGTCATAGTGATTGGGTACTGCCTTCACCGGAAGGATTCATGGACAGGCCAGAAAAGAGGGAATCAAAAAAAGGATCCGAATAA
- the pth gene encoding aminoacyl-tRNA hydrolase, producing MLSFIKSLFSGDQQVSTNPDPMKKFLIAGLGNIGPKYHDTRHNIGFSILDHLASENDLTWETRKLGDLTVYKKKGRSFILLKPSTFMNLSGKAIKYWMTKEKIPAENLLVVTDDLNLPFGTLRIKKKGSDGGHNGLKDIQQQLQTTQYNRFRFGISSDFGQGQQVNYVLGKWSDEEREQLPERLHKSVQAIESFGLAGITETMNQFNGK from the coding sequence ATGCTGTCCTTCATCAAATCGTTATTCTCCGGTGATCAACAGGTCAGCACTAATCCTGACCCTATGAAGAAATTCCTGATCGCAGGCCTAGGCAATATCGGCCCCAAATACCACGATACACGTCACAATATAGGATTCAGTATTTTGGATCATCTGGCAAGCGAAAATGATCTCACCTGGGAGACGCGTAAGCTCGGAGATCTAACCGTATACAAGAAAAAAGGTCGCAGTTTTATTCTGCTAAAGCCCAGCACCTTTATGAATTTAAGTGGCAAAGCCATCAAATACTGGATGACCAAAGAGAAAATTCCAGCCGAAAACCTACTCGTAGTGACAGACGATCTCAATTTACCTTTTGGGACCTTACGGATCAAAAAGAAGGGAAGCGATGGAGGTCATAACGGCCTAAAGGATATCCAACAACAATTACAAACGACCCAATACAATCGATTTAGGTTTGGAATTAGCTCGGATTTTGGTCAAGGGCAACAGGTCAATTATGTACTTGGAAAATGGTCGGACGAAGAAAGGGAACAGTTGCCGGAGCGACTCCATAAAAGCGTACAGGCCATCGAATCTTTTGGCCTGGCCGGAATTACAGAAACCATGAATCAATTCAACGGCAAATAG
- a CDS encoding DUF4286 family protein: MYIYNVTINIDESIQQQWLDWMCGEHIPDMLATGKFSSALMSRVMVEEEMGGITYSIQYRTQSYDMLQAYYKEDAQRLRSQSDRFKGKFVAFRTELEVIDEQ, translated from the coding sequence ATGTATATCTACAATGTGACCATCAATATCGACGAGTCTATTCAACAGCAATGGTTAGATTGGATGTGTGGAGAGCACATTCCGGACATGCTTGCAACGGGAAAGTTCAGTTCGGCCCTGATGTCTCGGGTTATGGTCGAAGAAGAAATGGGTGGAATTACCTATTCGATACAATACCGAACTCAGTCCTATGATATGTTACAAGCCTATTACAAGGAGGATGCACAACGTCTGCGATCACAAAGCGATCGATTCAAAGGAAAATTTGTAGCCTTTCGAACGGAGTTAGAAGTTATTGACGAACAGTAA
- a CDS encoding DUF1835 domain-containing protein, which produces MSKTYHVLNGDALKDRFPAEIEGSIIVARECLVDGDVSGDNLQAFYKNRAHFITQAYGDYSKEEYTQDTVSEFEKIRTLPEGSKVYLWFEDDLFCQVNFWFVCFLLSANPNITTAQLVRPKLHTQYGFAGLSNTQLIEIHKEPVELDNLDAIALLWTHYQSGDQDKLLAVGRSLNANYPFILRAVQAHLERIPSDDDPGRPMRTLANIMTDLNAEDFGSVFQEFNKRESIYGFGDLQVKRMYDKRVRSED; this is translated from the coding sequence ATGAGTAAAACTTACCATGTACTCAATGGAGATGCTTTAAAGGATCGATTCCCGGCGGAGATTGAAGGTAGTATCATTGTTGCAAGAGAGTGCTTGGTGGATGGTGATGTGTCTGGGGACAACCTGCAGGCCTTCTATAAGAATCGCGCTCACTTCATAACACAGGCATACGGAGACTACTCCAAAGAAGAATACACACAGGATACGGTCTCGGAATTTGAGAAGATCCGTACGCTACCTGAGGGTTCTAAAGTCTATCTCTGGTTTGAGGATGATCTTTTCTGCCAGGTCAATTTTTGGTTTGTTTGCTTTTTACTATCAGCTAATCCAAATATCACCACCGCCCAATTGGTTCGACCAAAACTCCATACTCAGTATGGCTTTGCTGGACTCTCCAACACTCAATTGATAGAGATCCATAAAGAGCCTGTTGAACTGGACAACTTGGATGCGATAGCCCTGCTTTGGACTCATTATCAATCTGGAGATCAGGACAAGCTTCTGGCTGTTGGAAGGTCATTGAATGCGAATTATCCCTTCATCCTGAGAGCCGTTCAAGCTCACCTGGAACGGATTCCCTCTGATGATGACCCCGGCAGACCCATGCGTACCCTTGCGAACATTATGACGGATCTTAATGCCGAAGACTTTGGGTCCGTATTTCAGGAGTTCAACAAGCGGGAAAGTATTTATGGATTTGGGGACCTTCAGGTGAAGCGGATGTATGATAAGAGAGTGAGGAGTGAAGATTGA
- a CDS encoding bifunctional riboflavin kinase/FAD synthetase codes for MKQYSSAKEYKNDTGCVLTIGTFDGVHIGHQTILKRVIDTAREAGLDSALLTFFPHPRMVLQKESDIRLLSTLEEKKKQLQALGLDHLIIQPFTKEFSRLDAEEYVTDILVGQLNAAKIIIGYDHRFGKQRGADIEDLKRYGDQLGFEVIEIDAQEIEDVAVSSTKVRNALLAGDMETANNYLGYNYPIRGEVVRGKGLGGPQLNYPTANLHVAESYKLIPAKGVYIVKSRLKGKTVYGITNIGTNPTVGGQDLSIETHFLDIEADLYGSELKLAFLHYIRQEETFADLGQLKAAIRADEEYARKYLSTHG; via the coding sequence GTGAAGCAGTATTCGTCGGCCAAAGAATATAAGAACGATACGGGTTGTGTGCTGACCATTGGGACATTTGACGGTGTTCACATTGGCCACCAGACCATTTTGAAAAGAGTAATAGATACTGCTCGCGAAGCTGGTTTGGATTCTGCCTTACTTACCTTTTTTCCTCATCCCAGGATGGTTTTACAAAAAGAAAGCGACATCCGTTTGCTCAGTACGCTGGAAGAGAAAAAGAAGCAGTTGCAAGCACTTGGGCTTGATCACCTGATCATTCAACCCTTTACAAAAGAATTTTCCAGACTGGATGCAGAAGAATACGTAACCGATATCCTTGTTGGACAATTAAATGCAGCTAAGATCATCATTGGGTATGACCACCGTTTTGGCAAACAGCGAGGAGCGGATATTGAGGATCTAAAACGATATGGCGATCAACTTGGATTTGAGGTCATAGAGATCGATGCCCAGGAAATAGAGGACGTGGCCGTCAGCTCTACCAAAGTGCGAAATGCCCTGCTGGCCGGTGATATGGAAACTGCCAACAACTATCTGGGCTACAATTATCCAATACGGGGAGAGGTTGTTCGTGGAAAGGGCCTCGGAGGTCCACAACTGAACTATCCAACGGCTAATCTTCATGTAGCAGAGAGCTACAAACTTATACCCGCCAAAGGCGTATATATCGTGAAGTCCCGATTAAAGGGAAAGACTGTCTACGGTATTACAAATATAGGCACTAACCCCACCGTTGGAGGCCAGGATCTGTCTATCGAAACGCATTTCCTGGATATAGAAGCAGATCTTTACGGAAGTGAGCTCAAGCTAGCGTTCCTGCATTATATCAGGCAGGAAGAAACCTTTGCTGATCTCGGGCAATTGAAAGCGGCGATCAGAGCGGACGAGGAATATGCCAGGAAATACCTAAGCACCCATGGATAG
- a CDS encoding DUF664 domain-containing protein translates to MKAIKFVILSSLFLSASLLQAQNQLKPADGYSHDIGIMINMMEDLRTRITAQVKDLDQEETDFLFDDNANSVGALIMHLIATELYYLVQTLEGRDWSEEESDLYMEAGSLGPRAREKYKGKPISYYLQKWEEVRMKSLEGLKKKDDAWFSTDIDEGINNHYVWYHVMEHSANHMGQIALVKNRMNKRED, encoded by the coding sequence ATGAAAGCGATCAAATTTGTAATTCTATCGTCCCTTTTTCTTTCAGCATCTCTTCTCCAAGCCCAAAACCAGTTGAAGCCAGCAGACGGTTATTCACACGACATTGGGATAATGATCAATATGATGGAGGATCTCAGGACGCGGATAACGGCACAAGTAAAGGATCTTGACCAAGAAGAGACAGATTTTCTTTTCGACGATAATGCCAATAGTGTTGGCGCACTGATCATGCACCTGATCGCAACGGAACTCTATTACCTAGTGCAGACCCTGGAGGGTCGAGACTGGAGCGAAGAAGAGAGTGACCTCTACATGGAAGCGGGGAGTCTGGGGCCTCGTGCCAGGGAGAAATATAAGGGTAAGCCTATCTCCTATTACCTGCAGAAATGGGAAGAGGTCAGAATGAAAAGCTTGGAAGGACTCAAGAAAAAGGACGATGCCTGGTTCAGTACCGATATTGATGAAGGCATCAACAACCACTATGTCTGGTATCACGTTATGGAGCACTCTGCCAACCATATGGGGCAAATTGCATTGGTAAAAAACAGAATGAACAAGCGTGAGGATTGA
- a CDS encoding ribose-phosphate pyrophosphokinase: MSAPIPEPKIFACKQSQALAEDIAKSFGIPLGNVITSTYSDGEFQPSFEESVRGARVFIIGSTFPNSDHLMEMLLMLDAAKRASARHITAVLPYFGWARQDRKDKPRVPIAAKLVAKMLETAGATRIITMDLHADQIQGFFEKPVDHLFGSTIFLPYLKNLNLDNLTIASPDMGGSKRAYAYSKAMASDVVICYKQRAKANVISHMELIGDVSGKNVVLVDDMVDTAGTLTKAADLMMERGALSVRAICTHPILSGNAYEKLENSKLEELIVTDSIPASQSHPKLKVLSCADLFADVMRRVNENHSISSKFLM; this comes from the coding sequence ATGTCGGCACCGATTCCTGAACCAAAAATTTTTGCCTGTAAACAAAGCCAGGCCTTAGCAGAAGACATTGCCAAATCCTTTGGCATTCCTCTCGGAAATGTAATCACTTCCACCTACAGCGATGGTGAATTCCAACCTTCGTTTGAGGAATCCGTTCGTGGGGCAAGGGTTTTCATTATTGGGTCCACCTTTCCGAACAGCGATCACCTGATGGAAATGCTGTTGATGCTGGATGCCGCAAAGCGCGCCTCTGCCAGGCATATTACAGCAGTACTGCCCTATTTCGGTTGGGCAAGACAGGACAGAAAAGACAAACCCAGGGTACCTATTGCAGCTAAATTAGTGGCTAAAATGTTGGAAACAGCTGGTGCCACACGGATAATTACCATGGACCTGCATGCTGATCAGATTCAAGGTTTCTTTGAAAAACCAGTTGACCACTTATTTGGGTCTACTATCTTCCTACCCTATCTGAAAAACCTGAATTTGGACAACCTGACCATAGCCTCACCAGACATGGGAGGATCCAAGCGAGCATATGCCTATTCCAAAGCCATGGCAAGCGACGTAGTGATCTGCTACAAACAGCGAGCTAAGGCCAATGTGATCTCCCATATGGAGTTGATCGGGGACGTCAGCGGTAAGAATGTTGTCTTGGTGGACGACATGGTAGACACGGCGGGCACACTGACCAAGGCGGCCGATCTTATGATGGAAAGAGGAGCGCTTAGCGTAAGGGCTATTTGTACTCACCCCATACTTTCTGGCAACGCCTATGAGAAGCTGGAAAATTCGAAATTGGAAGAATTGATCGTTACAGATTCCATTCCGGCTAGTCAAAGCCATCCCAAACTAAAGGTGTTGAGCTGTGCCGATCTCTTTGCCGATGTGATGAGAAGGGTAAATGAGAACCACTCTATTTCCTCTAAATTTCTGATGTAA
- a CDS encoding tetratricopeptide repeat protein, whose amino-acid sequence MRCKLIYGILLGLFLTFPALAQSDALAKNYFEQGQFEKAGTLYEKLLRQNPNRLDFLLSLVETYQQLEEFEKAELLLKKRLAGRGLIPQLYVDLGYNYALQDQDSLANENYDQAYSYVEQRPNYAYNIGKAFQEYSLLDRAAQVYERAMQLDPERDFNPQLARIYGEQGKMELMFEKYLDLMNTNPAYRAVAQRNFSAYVSDDPNSEANTLLRKALLGRIQKQPEPMYNKMLSWLFIQQNQFDKAFTQEKAVFRRDPENLEGIIDLVLITMEAEAYEQAEQMVQFLIDNATSLELRLEAQRYAMDVKLRQATEADYPEIESEFKKLLQEYGDGPRTFGIQMAYYEFVAYQLEQEDRAIGGLKSLIGQQLTNYQKGRAKLLLADVLVFGEKFNEALIYYSQVQRGLKNDILAQEASYKVAKTSYYKGDFEWAQIQLDVLKKSASQLIANDAMELSLMIRDNSLEDSTQTALKKYARADLLALQNKYPESVSILKGILNDHQDEAILDECLLKLGQIYEETAELDKAEAVYLQLIEQFGEDILSDDAHYSLGRLYEEKLLLPEKAKEQYQVLIFEHEDSIYFVDARKRFRRLRGDEIN is encoded by the coding sequence GTGAGGTGTAAACTGATATACGGTATTCTTCTTGGGTTATTCCTGACTTTTCCCGCTCTGGCGCAAAGTGATGCCTTGGCTAAGAATTATTTCGAACAAGGACAGTTTGAAAAGGCCGGCACACTCTATGAAAAATTACTTAGGCAAAATCCGAATCGCTTGGATTTTCTGCTCTCATTGGTAGAGACCTATCAACAATTGGAAGAGTTTGAGAAAGCCGAACTTCTGCTGAAAAAAAGACTGGCCGGACGGGGTTTGATTCCACAGCTCTATGTAGACCTGGGCTATAATTATGCCCTTCAGGACCAGGATAGCCTGGCCAATGAAAATTACGACCAGGCCTACAGCTATGTGGAGCAGCGACCAAACTATGCATACAACATTGGGAAGGCATTTCAGGAATACAGCCTATTGGACCGGGCAGCGCAGGTTTACGAGCGAGCAATGCAGCTTGACCCTGAACGGGATTTTAACCCACAATTGGCTAGAATTTATGGGGAACAGGGCAAAATGGAACTGATGTTCGAGAAATACCTGGACCTGATGAATACCAACCCGGCCTACAGAGCCGTGGCTCAGCGAAACTTTAGCGCCTATGTGAGCGACGACCCAAATTCAGAGGCCAACACTTTGCTTAGAAAAGCGCTTTTGGGTCGCATTCAAAAGCAGCCTGAGCCCATGTACAACAAGATGCTGAGCTGGCTGTTTATCCAGCAAAATCAATTTGACAAGGCATTTACACAGGAAAAAGCGGTTTTTAGAAGAGACCCTGAGAATCTGGAAGGAATAATTGACCTGGTTCTGATCACCATGGAAGCAGAGGCCTATGAGCAGGCTGAGCAAATGGTCCAATTTCTTATTGACAATGCCACGTCCTTAGAGCTCAGATTAGAAGCTCAGCGCTATGCCATGGATGTCAAACTAAGACAGGCAACCGAAGCCGATTATCCCGAGATCGAATCTGAGTTTAAAAAGTTACTTCAGGAATATGGTGACGGCCCCAGGACCTTTGGAATCCAGATGGCCTATTACGAGTTCGTGGCGTATCAACTGGAACAAGAAGATAGGGCAATTGGGGGACTGAAGAGTTTGATCGGACAACAATTGACCAACTATCAAAAAGGTAGGGCCAAGCTTTTACTTGCCGATGTTTTGGTCTTTGGTGAGAAATTCAATGAGGCCTTGATCTACTATTCACAGGTACAACGTGGGCTGAAGAACGATATCCTGGCCCAGGAAGCCAGCTACAAGGTGGCTAAAACCAGCTATTACAAAGGGGATTTTGAGTGGGCACAGATCCAGCTGGATGTGCTGAAGAAATCTGCCTCCCAGCTGATCGCCAATGATGCGATGGAACTCAGCTTGATGATACGAGACAATAGCCTGGAAGATTCTACCCAGACCGCCTTGAAAAAGTATGCACGAGCCGATCTTTTGGCTTTGCAGAACAAATACCCGGAAAGTGTTAGTATCCTTAAAGGCATATTGAACGACCATCAAGATGAAGCCATATTGGACGAATGCCTGTTAAAATTGGGGCAGATCTACGAGGAAACTGCCGAATTGGATAAGGCTGAGGCAGTTTATCTCCAGCTGATCGAACAATTTGGAGAGGATATCTTAAGTGATGATGCGCATTACAGCTTGGGCCGTTTGTATGAAGAGAAGTTGCTTTTACCAGAAAAAGCTAAGGAACAATATCAGGTACTGATCTTTGAACATGAGGACAGTATCTATTTTGTCGATGCCCGTAAACGGTTCCGGCGCCTACGCGGGGACGAGATCAACTAA
- a CDS encoding 50S ribosomal protein L25/general stress protein Ctc: MKSITINGSQRESVGKVATKALRNAGKVPCVVYGGDAPIHFSADELAFKDLVYTPNVHTVVIALEDGTSVPCVLQDIQFHPVTDRILHVDFYQIFDDKEVTMYIPVKLNGNAKGVRNGGVLRIVNRKLRVKALPGDLPDFIEADITKMKIGSKMYITAVDQDKFTIMHPDNTVICQVRTSRTAIAEEEEEEEGEEGAEGAEGAEGAEAPAEAAAEAPADE; this comes from the coding sequence ATGAAATCGATTACAATTAACGGATCTCAAAGAGAAAGCGTGGGCAAGGTTGCGACCAAGGCCTTACGTAATGCTGGGAAGGTTCCTTGTGTTGTCTATGGAGGCGATGCACCGATCCACTTTTCGGCAGATGAGCTGGCGTTCAAGGACCTGGTGTACACTCCAAACGTGCACACGGTTGTGATCGCCTTAGAGGACGGTACTTCTGTGCCATGTGTCCTTCAAGACATTCAATTTCACCCGGTAACTGACCGCATCCTGCACGTAGATTTTTACCAGATCTTCGACGATAAGGAGGTAACCATGTACATTCCTGTTAAACTGAACGGGAACGCTAAAGGGGTACGAAACGGAGGTGTTCTTCGTATCGTTAACCGTAAACTGCGAGTTAAGGCTCTTCCAGGTGACCTGCCTGATTTTATTGAGGCTGATATCACCAAAATGAAGATTGGAAGCAAGATGTACATCACCGCTGTAGATCAAGATAAATTCACCATCATGCACCCTGACAACACGGTTATTTGTCAAGTGAGAACCTCCCGAACAGCTATTGCTGAAGAAGAAGAGGAAGAAGAAGGTGAAGAAGGAGCAGAAGGAGCAGAAGGAGCAGAAGGTGCTGAGGCGCCAGCCGAGGCTGCAGCCGAAGCCCCTGCCGACGAATAG
- a CDS encoding carboxypeptidase-like regulatory domain-containing protein — MKRIFSTALFVALTTNAMAQASYSVIDEHINFTISDTVKSPQDYGDNGFNFESFTTGINSEYSEIGVCFYRGKFITYSSRKIGALGKKDPRTNEPFTKLFCSDVTGDWNLDRPLLFSRILNKNESLGSLTFDKSGTTVFFTKGVEGNSGVMQLYRADMSPQKLGKWENITPLPFNSESYSVETPHLAPDGKTLYFSSNMPESKGGYDIYMVTLNEDGTYGPVQPVPGDINSEADEKFPHTSVDDKFMYFSSNGHGAIGGYDAYKSRRSPDGFKLVINLGNTINTKFDEIAFVPATKKDAYITSNREGALGGYDIYKITEFVKLNQVVAGKAMNFDTGEVLAGARIRLIDTEGYEVAETTSDANGAYTLPISSFEFYTVIAEIDGYQNGVTIFNSDNVTEKFQVDVSLKQD, encoded by the coding sequence ATGAAAAGGATTTTTTCGACTGCATTATTTGTGGCCCTTACCACAAATGCTATGGCTCAGGCATCATATTCAGTAATAGACGAGCACATAAACTTCACTATTTCCGATACCGTAAAGAGTCCCCAGGATTATGGTGATAACGGCTTCAATTTTGAATCATTTACTACTGGTATCAATTCTGAATACTCAGAGATAGGTGTCTGTTTTTACAGAGGCAAGTTCATCACTTATTCTTCCCGTAAAATCGGGGCCTTGGGTAAGAAGGATCCACGGACTAACGAACCCTTTACCAAACTTTTTTGTAGTGATGTTACCGGAGATTGGAACCTGGATCGACCCCTACTGTTTTCCCGTATTCTGAATAAGAACGAGAGCTTGGGGAGTCTGACGTTTGATAAGAGCGGTACTACGGTATTCTTTACCAAAGGCGTAGAAGGTAATAGCGGTGTGATGCAATTGTATCGTGCGGATATGTCTCCACAGAAATTGGGTAAGTGGGAGAACATCACTCCACTTCCTTTCAATAGCGAAAGTTATTCTGTAGAGACACCACATTTGGCACCGGATGGGAAGACGCTTTACTTCTCCTCCAATATGCCCGAATCTAAAGGAGGGTACGATATCTATATGGTTACGCTAAATGAGGATGGGACTTATGGTCCGGTACAGCCTGTACCTGGAGATATCAACTCTGAAGCAGATGAGAAATTCCCACATACTTCCGTAGACGATAAGTTTATGTATTTTTCTTCTAATGGTCACGGAGCGATCGGTGGATATGATGCCTATAAAAGCAGAAGATCCCCCGATGGATTTAAGTTGGTGATCAACCTGGGGAATACCATCAATACGAAATTTGACGAGATCGCTTTTGTTCCAGCAACCAAAAAGGATGCCTACATCACATCCAACCGTGAAGGTGCATTGGGTGGATACGACATATACAAGATCACCGAATTTGTGAAGCTGAATCAGGTCGTTGCCGGTAAAGCCATGAATTTTGACACTGGTGAGGTATTGGCTGGGGCTCGGATTCGGTTAATTGATACAGAAGGCTACGAGGTTGCAGAGACCACCTCGGACGCTAATGGAGCCTATACATTACCGATCAGTTCATTTGAATTTTACACCGTGATCGCCGAAATAGACGGATATCAGAACGGGGTAACGATCTTCAATTCGGATAATGTAACCGAGAAGTTCCAGGTAGATGTTAGTCTGAAGCAAGATTAA